One stretch of Streptomyces sp. NBC_01142 DNA includes these proteins:
- a CDS encoding peptidoglycan recognition protein, giving the protein MRGFLASSIGVACSAALVLPLSLTSGAVAMPSRPPVVPGSTQSLPLEAAGGAASNRSLGPAAEKGLAERDVRPFSLVGVVWDDASAELHGTVQIRTRAAGTHDWSGWQDVETHNQDHAPEQGTSESESGTVRGATAPLWVGESDGVEVRVRPEAGEDTPLPEGMRLELVDPGEEAEEAGEAEEAGEPRAGTQGAGEVPATGAESGKELPALTAAETEAQALDGRGEVKEAETEVQALDERGEAEGAETEAEVDAAPAPAPAAKPYIGPRPGITTRKGWGASESLREKGFVYTKKVKAAFVHHTATGNNYSCEQVPSVLRGIYRYHVKSLGWRDIGYNFAVDKCGNIYEGRAGGVARAVLGAHTLGFNTNSMGIAVLGTFSYSKPPAAAVTAIARLTAWKLGLFGANPRGKVVLTSGGSGKYAKGRKVKLNVISGHRDGFSTECPGGRLYRKLGTARKASAAYQGR; this is encoded by the coding sequence ATGCGTGGATTCCTAGCTTCTTCGATCGGCGTCGCGTGTTCCGCCGCGCTCGTACTCCCGCTCTCGCTGACCTCAGGCGCGGTCGCCATGCCCTCTCGGCCGCCCGTTGTGCCCGGCTCCACCCAATCTCTGCCATTGGAGGCCGCCGGAGGGGCGGCATCGAACCGGTCCCTCGGTCCGGCCGCGGAAAAGGGGCTGGCCGAGCGGGACGTCAGGCCGTTCTCACTGGTGGGCGTCGTCTGGGACGACGCGAGCGCCGAACTGCACGGCACCGTCCAGATCCGCACCCGGGCAGCCGGCACCCACGACTGGTCCGGGTGGCAGGACGTGGAGACCCACAACCAGGATCATGCCCCCGAACAAGGCACCTCGGAGAGCGAGTCGGGGACGGTACGCGGTGCCACCGCGCCGCTCTGGGTCGGCGAATCGGACGGCGTGGAGGTTCGCGTACGACCGGAAGCGGGTGAGGATACGCCGCTGCCCGAAGGGATGCGGCTCGAACTCGTCGACCCCGGCGAGGAGGCCGAGGAGGCCGGGGAGGCCGAGGAGGCCGGGGAACCGCGGGCGGGCACGCAGGGTGCCGGGGAGGTGCCGGCGACGGGGGCGGAGTCGGGCAAGGAACTCCCGGCCCTGACCGCTGCGGAGACGGAGGCGCAGGCACTGGACGGGAGAGGGGAGGTGAAGGAGGCCGAGACGGAGGTGCAGGCACTGGACGAGAGAGGGGAGGCGGAGGGGGCCGAGACAGAGGCGGAGGTTGATGCGGCACCGGCACCGGCACCCGCCGCGAAGCCGTACATCGGACCGCGCCCGGGCATCACCACCCGCAAGGGGTGGGGCGCCAGCGAGTCGCTGCGAGAGAAGGGCTTCGTCTACACGAAGAAGGTGAAAGCCGCATTTGTGCACCACACCGCCACCGGCAACAACTACTCCTGTGAGCAGGTGCCCTCAGTCCTTCGCGGTATCTACCGCTACCACGTCAAGAGCCTGGGCTGGCGCGATATCGGCTACAACTTCGCCGTCGACAAGTGCGGGAACATCTACGAAGGGCGCGCGGGAGGCGTGGCCAGAGCGGTGCTCGGCGCGCACACCCTGGGTTTCAACACCAACAGCATGGGCATTGCCGTGCTCGGCACCTTCAGTTACTCCAAGCCGCCCGCGGCGGCCGTGACCGCGATTGCCCGCCTGACCGCCTGGAAGCTCGGACTGTTCGGCGCCAACCCGCGCGGCAAGGTGGTGCTGACATCGGGAGGAAGCGGTAAGTACGCGAAGGGCAGGAAGGTCAAGCTCAACGTCATCTCGGGGCACCGGGACGGATTCTCCACGGAATGCCCGGGAGGCCGCCTCTACCGCAAGCTCGGCACCGCCCGCAAAGCCTCGGCCGCGTACCAGGGCCGCTGA
- a CDS encoding TIGR03089 family protein, whose amino-acid sequence MNASDRTPADLLQSALAADPARPLVTFYDDATGERVELSVATFANWVAKTANLLQGDLAAAPGDRLALLLPAHWQSAVWLLACSSVGVTVEVDGDPADADLVVSGPDTLEAARACSGERVALALRPLGGRFPQPPAGFADYAVEVPGQGDRFAPYAPVDPDAPALTVGGTELTGAQLVERARADAAGLGLAPGSRLLSGRAYDSWEGLSAGLFAPLAAGGSVVLCRNLGELSQEGLDKRVEAERVTNTSV is encoded by the coding sequence GTGAACGCCAGCGACCGTACCCCTGCCGACCTGCTGCAATCCGCACTCGCCGCGGACCCGGCGCGCCCCTTGGTCACCTTCTACGACGACGCCACCGGTGAGCGTGTCGAATTGTCCGTCGCCACCTTCGCCAATTGGGTGGCCAAGACGGCGAATCTGCTCCAGGGCGATCTTGCCGCCGCGCCCGGGGACCGGCTCGCTCTGCTGCTTCCCGCCCACTGGCAGAGTGCGGTCTGGCTGCTCGCCTGCTCCTCGGTCGGTGTGACCGTCGAGGTGGATGGCGACCCGGCGGATGCCGATCTCGTCGTCAGCGGCCCGGACACGCTGGAAGCCGCGCGCGCCTGTTCAGGGGAGAGGGTGGCTCTCGCGCTGCGTCCCCTGGGCGGCCGCTTCCCGCAGCCGCCCGCCGGTTTCGCGGACTACGCGGTGGAGGTACCGGGCCAGGGCGACCGTTTCGCGCCGTACGCACCGGTGGACCCGGACGCTCCCGCGCTGACCGTGGGCGGTACGGAGCTCACGGGCGCCCAGCTGGTCGAGCGTGCCCGCGCGGATGCGGCCGGGCTGGGCCTTGCTCCGGGGTCGCGGCTCCTGTCGGGTCGTGCCTACGATTCCTGGGAAGGGCTGTCCGCTGGGCTCTTCGCACCGCTCGCGGCCGGCGGGTCCGTGGTGCTGTGCCGAAATCTCGGGGAGCTGTCCCAGGAAGGCCTCGACAAGCGGGTCGAGGCCGAGCGCGTCACCAACACCTCGGTATGA